A window of Streptomyces sp. NBC_01241 genomic DNA:
GGCGCCGGGGCGGCCCGTGACCGTACCGGCCACGCGGTCCCAGACCACACGCGGGCGCAGTTCGGCGAAGGCGTCGGACGGATAGCGGCCGGCGAGCATGTCCAGCACGGCGGTGAACGCCGACTCGGGCAGGGAGGCGAAGGGGGCCGCGCGGCGGGTCACGACCAGCAGATCGTCCACCTGCCAGCTGTCCAGGGCGACCATGGCGACGAGCTGCTGGGCCAGCACATCGAGCGGATTGGACGGGATCCGGAGCGCCTCGATGGAGCCCTCGCGCATCCGCTCGGTGACCACGGCCGCCTGCACCAGATCGCCCCGGTACTTCGGGAAGACCACTCCGGTGGAGACCGCACCGACCTGGTGCCCGGCCCGGCCGACCCGTTGCAGCCCGGAGGCTACCGACGGCGGCGACTCGACCTGGACCACCAGGTCGACCGCCCCCATGTCGATGCCCAGCTCCAGACTGGACGTGGCGACCACGGCGGGCAGCCGCCCCGCCTTGAGGTCCTCCTCGACCTGGGCGCGCTGCTCCTTGGAGACCGAACCGTGGTGGGCGCGGGCCAGCAGCGCGGGGGCGCCCTTTGCTGCGCCCGACTGGGCCATGATCTCGGCCGGGGAGTGCGCCTCCGGCAGCGACGGATCGGACGTGTGCTCGTCGAGCACGGTGCCGGTGGCCCGCTCGTACGCGATCTCGTTGAGCCGGTTGCACAGCCGCTCCGCGAGGCGGCGGGAGTTCGCGAAGACGATGGTGGAGCGGTGCTCCTGGATGAGATCGACGATGCGTTCCTCGACATGGGGCCAGATCGACGGCTTGTCCGCCTGACCTGCCTGGTCGGGGTCGGTGGCGGGGGAGCCGCCGAGCTCGCCCAGATCCTCGACCGGCACCACCACCGACAGGTCGAACTGCTTGGTGGACGGCGGCTGGACGATCTCCACCTTCCGCTGCGGCGAGAGGAAGCGCGCCACCTCGTCGACCGGCCGGACCGTTGCCGACAGGCCGATCCGTCGTGCGGGCCGGGGCAGCAGTTCGTCGAGACGCTCCAGCGATACGGCGAGGTGGGCGCCCCGCTTCGTACCCGCTACTGCATGCACTTCGTCGAGAATCACCGTCTCGATGCCGGACAGTGCCTCCCTGGCCGATGAGGTCAGCATCAGGAACAGCGATTCGGGCGTGGTGATCAGGATGTCCGGCGGCCGGGTCGCCATCGAGCGGCGCTCGGCGGGCGGGGTGTCGCCGGAGCGGATTCCCACCCGGACCTCGGGCTCGGGCAGTCCCAGACGCACCGACTCCTGGCGGATGCCGGTCAGCGGTGAACGGAGGTTGCGCTCGACGTCGACCGCGAGGGCCTTGAGAGGCGAGATGTAGAGCACGCGGCAGCGCTTCTTCGCCTCGGCGGGCGGCGGGACGGACGCCAGCCCGTCCAGCGCGGCGAGGAACGCGGCCAGGGTCTTGCCGGAGCCGGTCGGCGCGACGACCAGCACGTCCGCCCCCTCGCCGATGGCGCGCCAGGCGCCTTCCTGCGCGGCCGTGGGCGCACTGAAGGCACCCGCGAACCAGCTGCGGGTCGCAGGGGAGAACGAGTCGAGCGCAGAGCCGGCCATGTCCCCCATCGTGCACCCCGCCACTGACAACGGCCGTGACGAGCAGTGGCGGCCGTCGGCGGAGACCAGCGGCGGCCACGCTCCGGAGCTGCGAGAATTCGGCCATGGTGGCCATACCGGAGTCGGGATCAAGGGAGTGGGCGAGGCACTGGCAGTACGCGGAGCTGCCCGACCTCGATCTGCTGCGTGCCCGGTACGTGCGCCACACCTTTCCGCGCCACAGCCACGAGGGCTATGTCTTCGGCACCATCACCAGCGGGGTGGAGGACGTCGGGCTGCCGGGAGGCACCGTCCACGCGGGCCCCGGCGACGTCGTCATGATCAATCCGGAGGTGCCGCACACCGCCCGTGCGGGGGTTCCCGAGGGCTGGGTGTACGCCACGCTGTACCCGTCTGCGCGGGTGATCAACGACATAGCGGCGGATACGACGAGCCTGCGTGGCACGGTCGGCTTCACCGAGACCAGCGTCGTGGACCCGTACGCGGCCCGGCTCATCGGCGAGGTCCACCGGGCCGCCGAGGAGGGCAACGCTCTCGCCGCCGACACCGTCCTACGGGTCATGGTCGTGCGGCTGCTCAGCAGGCATGGCAGTGTGCTGACCCTCCACGAGCCCCGCTCGGCGGGTGCACGGGATGCGGCGCGGGCCCGCGCCGTACTGGAGGGGCGTCTGGCGCAGCCGCCCACGCTGGATGCGTTGGCCGCGGAACTCGGCACCAGCCCGTTCGCGCTGCTGAGGGCCTTCAAGAAGCAGTACGGAATGCCGCCGCACGCCTGGCTCACCGATGCCCGGGTGCGGGCCGCGCGTCGGATGCTCGATGCGGGGACGGCGCCCGCGCAGGCGGCCGCCGAGGTCGGCTTCACCGATCAGCCGCATCTCAATCGTCACTTCACCCGGATCGTGGGGGTGCCGCCGGGCGCGTACCGGCGCGAACGTGCAAGAACGTACAAGACCGGTCGGGAGCTGCCCACGTAACGTTCCGGTCGTGGCAGAACAGACAACACACCCCCAGGGCGTCGGCGAAGCGGCCGGCGCACCCGACGGCAGCACGACCGTCCCCGCATTGCGGCAGGAAGCGGCAGAGGCAACGTCGGAGGCTGCCGGGGCGGCATCGGACGAGGCCGCGGCGAAGCCGGGGGCCGCCACGGCGAAGTCGGACGCGGCCGTCGTGCGCGACGCGCTCGGTGTCGGTATAGCCGTCGGGCTGTCCGGCTTCGCCTTCGGCGTGACCTCGGCCGGCTCCGGACTGAGCCTGTTGCAAACCTGTGTGCTCAGCCTCGCCGTCTTCACCGGCGCCTCGCAGTTCGCCCTCGTGGGCGCTCTCGCGGCGGGCGGCAATCCGTACACAGCGGCTGCCGGGGCCTTCTTCCTCGGCGTACGCAACTCGTTCTACGGCCTGCGGCTCTCCCAGCTCCTCGCGCTTCCGCGCGCACTTCGCCCCTTCGCCGCCCAGTGGGTCATCGATGAGACCACCGCCGTGACACTGCCGCAGCCCACCCGGCGGGCCGCGCGGATCGGTTTCGCCGTCACCGGGCTCACCCTCTACGTGCTGTGGAACCTGACCACGCTGCTGGGGGCCCTCGGCGCCAAGGCGCTCGGCGACACCGATGTCTGGGGACTGGACGCGGCGTCGCCCGCGGTCTTCCTCGCCCTGCTCGCGCCGATGCTGAAGAGCACCACGGAGCGCATCACCGCCGGAATCGCGGTCCTGCTCGCGCTCGGCCTGCTGCCCGTACTGCCCGCAGGCGTCCCCGTCCTGCTGTCCGCGCTCGCCGCACCCGCTGTTCTGTTTCTGAGCGGACGCCGGAAGAGAACGCACGGGGACGCGGAAACGAGTCGGGACGCGGAAACGATTCGGTGCGCGGCCGCAACGAAGGAGAACCGATGAACATCTGGATCGCAATCGGGCTGACCGCCATCGGGTGCTACCTCGCCAAACTGCTCGGCCTGTTGGTGCCGGCCGGTGTGCTGGAACGACCGCTCGCGCAGCGTCTCGCCGCGCTCCTGCCCGTGGCGCTCCTGGCCGCTCTCACCGCCCAGCAGACGTTCGGCGACGGGCAGCACCTGGCGCTGGACGCCAGGGGCGCGGGGCTGGCAGCGGCGGCGCTCGCACTGGTCCTGCGCGCGCCCTTCCTCGTGGTCGTAGGGGCGGCCGTGGTCGTCACAGCAGGGGTACGAGCCCTGGGCTAGACACCGCTGAGCACGTCTGAGGCGCGAGTGAGGCAAGTCGGTAAGGGGCGCGGTCTTATAGGGCTGCGCCCCTTACACACTTAGCCTTGATCCACCGATCTGATGGCTGTGGATGACTCTTCGAGAAACAAGGAAGTGCCTTGTGACCTGCGATGATGGGAGTTCTTGAGGCTTTCAGCACGCACGATCGGCAAGGCACTTCCGAGATGCAAGTTTCCCATACTCCAGCGGCGGCCTCCGCTGCGTTCGATGACCCGAATCTGGTCGCGCATGCCGGGCTGGTTCCGGTGATGCGGCTGGCCGAACGGTGCGGGCTGTCGGGCCTGGTGACGCAGAAGGTGAAGCTGAGCGGGACGAGGAACGGCGCGGGTGCGTCGGCGGACGCCAAGGTCAGCAGCATCGTGGCCGGCATGGCGGCGGGCGCGGACAGTATCGACGACCTCCATATCCTGCGGCACGGCGCGATGCTGGCCCTGTTCCGGGGGGTCCGTGCGCCGTCCACGCTGGGCACCTTCCTCCGTTCGTTCACCCACGGTCACGCACTCCAACTCCACGCTGTCCACCGCAGGTTCCTCGGTCAACTGGCCGCGCACGCCCCGCTGCTGCCCGGCGCCGGCGACAAGGCGTTCATTGATGTCGACTCCACCCACAAGCGGGTCTACGGCCGGGCCAAGCAGGGCGCCGAGTACGGCCGGTTCAAGGGCATCCGCACCCTGCACCCCCTGCTCGCCACGATCTGCACCCTGCATTCCCGGCCGGTGATCGCCACAGTACGGATGCGCCGCGGCAAGGCAGCCGATTCCCGTGGGGCCCCGAAGTTCGTCAGTGAGGCGCTGGCCACCGCCGTCGAGGCG
This region includes:
- a CDS encoding AzlD domain-containing protein is translated as MNIWIAIGLTAIGCYLAKLLGLLVPAGVLERPLAQRLAALLPVALLAALTAQQTFGDGQHLALDARGAGLAAAALALVLRAPFLVVVGAAVVVTAGVRALG
- a CDS encoding AraC family transcriptional regulator, producing the protein MVAIPESGSREWARHWQYAELPDLDLLRARYVRHTFPRHSHEGYVFGTITSGVEDVGLPGGTVHAGPGDVVMINPEVPHTARAGVPEGWVYATLYPSARVINDIAADTTSLRGTVGFTETSVVDPYAARLIGEVHRAAEEGNALAADTVLRVMVVRLLSRHGSVLTLHEPRSAGARDAARARAVLEGRLAQPPTLDALAAELGTSPFALLRAFKKQYGMPPHAWLTDARVRAARRMLDAGTAPAQAAAEVGFTDQPHLNRHFTRIVGVPPGAYRRERARTYKTGRELPT
- a CDS encoding AzlC family ABC transporter permease, encoding MRQEAAEATSEAAGAASDEAAAKPGAATAKSDAAVVRDALGVGIAVGLSGFAFGVTSAGSGLSLLQTCVLSLAVFTGASQFALVGALAAGGNPYTAAAGAFFLGVRNSFYGLRLSQLLALPRALRPFAAQWVIDETTAVTLPQPTRRAARIGFAVTGLTLYVLWNLTTLLGALGAKALGDTDVWGLDAASPAVFLALLAPMLKSTTERITAGIAVLLALGLLPVLPAGVPVLLSALAAPAVLFLSGRRKRTHGDAETSRDAETIRCAAATKENR